A region from the Rheinheimera mangrovi genome encodes:
- the mlaE gene encoding lipid asymmetry maintenance ABC transporter permease subunit MlaE has product MIVDKLQQLGQQSIAKIQGIGRATIMLFGALVAWPTPRKSFPLLLKQLYVVGVLSLLIILVSGLFIGMVLALQGYTVLSKFGAEQMLGPLVALSLLRELGPVVTALLFAGRAGSALTAEIGLMKATEQLSGMEMMAVDPLRRIIAPRFWAGVISMPLLAMIFTAVGILGGHLVGVDWLGVDGGGYWSAMQANVDFQQDILNGVIKSAVFALIVTWIALHKGFDAVPTSEGISQATTQTVVTSSLAVLGFDFILTAVMFGG; this is encoded by the coding sequence GTGATAGTGGATAAGTTACAGCAACTTGGACAACAGAGTATTGCCAAAATACAGGGCATTGGCAGGGCAACTATTATGTTGTTTGGTGCTCTGGTTGCCTGGCCGACCCCCCGTAAAAGTTTTCCTTTATTGTTAAAACAGTTGTACGTCGTCGGTGTGTTGTCTTTACTTATTATTTTGGTTTCAGGTTTGTTTATCGGCATGGTGCTGGCATTACAAGGCTACACCGTGCTGTCTAAGTTTGGTGCCGAACAAATGTTAGGCCCTTTGGTTGCATTGAGTTTGTTACGTGAGCTTGGGCCTGTGGTCACAGCTTTATTGTTTGCAGGCCGTGCAGGTAGTGCATTAACAGCTGAAATTGGTCTGATGAAGGCAACTGAACAGTTATCCGGTATGGAAATGATGGCTGTAGATCCATTGCGCCGCATTATTGCGCCGCGCTTTTGGGCTGGTGTCATTAGTATGCCGCTGCTGGCGATGATTTTTACCGCTGTAGGTATTCTAGGTGGTCATCTGGTGGGTGTGGATTGGTTAGGTGTAGATGGTGGTGGTTACTGGTCTGCCATGCAAGCTAACGTCGATTTCCAACAGGATATTCTGAACGGCGTGATTAAAAGTGCTGTGTTTGCCTTGATTGTGACCTGGATAGCCTTACATAAAGGCTTTGATGCGGTGCCAACCTCTGAAGGTATCAGCCAGGCCACCACACAAACTGTGGTGACATCTTCTTTAGCGGTCTTAGGTTTTGACTTTATATTAACTGCAGTAATGTTTGGTGGATAA
- a CDS encoding ATP-binding cassette domain-containing protein, translated as MRINVSDILVDIQHLTFKRGDRVIYDDMSMQFQRGKVTAIMGPSGIGKTTLLRLIGGQLKPEQGKILVNGQDIPQLNRKDLYKARQKMSMLFQSGAMFSDMSVYDNVAFPIREHTRLPEDIIRLMVLMKLEAVGLRGARDLMPAELSGGMARRAALARAIALDPQLIMYDEPFAGQDPISMGVIVRLIRSLNNALGLTSVVVSHDVSEVMSIADYVYVVAEQKVIGQGTPDELRAHPSALVQQFLQGQSDGPVPFHFKAASYSAELMELAK; from the coding sequence ATGAGGATCAACGTGTCAGATATTCTGGTAGACATTCAGCACCTGACGTTCAAACGTGGTGACCGTGTGATCTATGATGACATGAGCATGCAGTTTCAGCGTGGTAAGGTGACCGCTATTATGGGGCCCAGTGGTATAGGTAAAACCACTTTGTTGCGTCTGATTGGTGGTCAGCTCAAACCTGAACAGGGCAAAATTCTGGTCAATGGTCAGGATATACCTCAGCTTAATCGTAAAGATTTGTACAAAGCCCGACAAAAAATGAGCATGCTGTTTCAAAGCGGCGCTATGTTCAGTGATATGTCGGTGTATGACAACGTGGCGTTCCCTATTAGAGAGCATACCCGTCTGCCGGAAGATATTATTCGTCTGATGGTATTGATGAAACTCGAGGCTGTAGGTTTACGCGGTGCCCGGGATTTAATGCCGGCCGAATTATCTGGTGGTATGGCTCGCCGTGCTGCCTTAGCCCGTGCTATCGCTTTAGACCCACAACTTATTATGTACGATGAACCTTTTGCCGGTCAGGATCCGATTTCAATGGGCGTGATAGTCCGTTTAATCCGTTCGCTGAACAACGCCTTAGGTTTAACTTCTGTAGTGGTGTCGCACGACGTGAGCGAAGTGATGAGTATCGCTGATTATGTTTATGTGGTGGCAGAGCAGAAAGTGATAGGGCAGGGAACACCGGATGAACTTCGGGCTCACCCTTCTGCTTTAGTGCAGCAATTTTTGCAGGGGCAGTCTGACGGTCCTGTACCTTTCCACTTTAAAGCAGCCAGTTACAGTGCCGAATTAATGGAGTTAGCTAAGTGA
- the kdsC gene encoding 3-deoxy-manno-octulosonate-8-phosphatase KdsC, with product MPSLFAQMYQAISPELEQKARHIRLLICDVDGVFSDGRIYLGNQGEELKAFHTRDGYGIKALRHAGIEVAVITGRRSEIVQQRMTSLTVPYIYQGQENKLAAFAELQQKLALEASQIAFIGDDLADWAVMQHCGLSVAVQDAHPYLALHADYRCKLPGGFGAVRELCDLLLTSQGKFAEFSGSST from the coding sequence ATGCCATCTTTATTTGCCCAAATGTACCAGGCTATCAGCCCAGAGCTGGAACAAAAAGCCCGACACATTCGCTTGTTGATATGTGATGTCGATGGCGTGTTCTCCGATGGCCGTATTTACCTGGGTAATCAGGGCGAAGAGCTCAAAGCCTTCCACACCCGCGATGGCTACGGTATTAAAGCCTTACGGCATGCAGGTATTGAAGTGGCAGTGATTACTGGCCGCCGTTCAGAAATTGTGCAGCAACGAATGACCTCACTTACTGTCCCTTACATTTATCAGGGGCAGGAAAATAAACTCGCCGCTTTTGCTGAACTCCAGCAGAAACTGGCACTCGAAGCCTCACAAATCGCTTTTATTGGCGATGATTTGGCCGACTGGGCCGTGATGCAACATTGTGGTTTAAGTGTTGCGGTACAAGACGCCCACCCTTACCTTGCGTTGCATGCAGATTACCGTTGTAAATTACCAGGTGGTTTTGGTGCAGTGCGTGAACTCTGCGATTTGCTATTGACCAGTCAGGGCAAATTTGCTGAATTTTCAGGAAGTAGCACATGA
- the lptC gene encoding LPS export ABC transporter periplasmic protein LptC: protein MIRQFLWLLLIVAAAAGFYSWQLLDQEQSGSPANQDNQPDYVAQDLTRMIYDKEGHLSDLIRAQRMEHFERFGFLQFDFPIYTIYQEKVPLWQVTSEQAVLYPDDKLILEHRVELRNMSTDPLFTRIETNAVELLFNSNTLQSNEQVRIFGLGFQITGQGMLADLNEQNIELKQHTKTVYYNEK from the coding sequence ATGATTCGTCAATTTCTCTGGTTGTTACTGATAGTGGCTGCAGCTGCTGGCTTTTACAGCTGGCAACTGTTGGATCAGGAGCAAAGCGGAAGCCCGGCCAATCAAGACAACCAACCTGACTATGTGGCACAGGATCTCACCCGAATGATTTATGACAAAGAAGGCCATTTGTCAGATTTAATCCGTGCTCAGCGTATGGAACACTTCGAACGCTTTGGTTTTTTGCAGTTTGATTTCCCTATCTACACCATTTATCAGGAAAAAGTGCCATTATGGCAAGTGACAAGCGAGCAGGCAGTGCTTTATCCTGATGACAAACTCATTCTTGAACACAGAGTGGAGCTGCGCAATATGTCGACAGACCCACTTTTTACCCGAATAGAAACCAATGCAGTTGAGCTTTTGTTTAACAGCAATACGCTGCAGTCAAACGAGCAGGTACGCATTTTTGGACTGGGTTTTCAAATTACAGGCCAAGGCATGCTGGCTGATTTGAACGAACAGAATATAGAGCTGAAACAGCACACTAAAACGGTTTATTACAATGAAAAGTAA
- a CDS encoding MlaC/ttg2D family ABC transporter substrate-binding protein — MKNLLVKIAAAALISLGVVAQAGAVDVKTYDDPYKMIEAVADQTFRRIANDQPVIQKDIEHLRVIVNEELVPYIDSRYAAFRVIGNYIKQTKPEERDAFVVAFKDYMVATYAGALTQYKNQKVIFEPAKAVGNQNIVTIKTRVIDPGKPDINIEFKLRRAKDAANWQVFDMVAEGISLLDSKRAELGNLIRQQGLTSVTALLVEKSKAPITAPLQGNDAKN; from the coding sequence ATGAAAAACTTGCTGGTAAAAATTGCAGCTGCTGCATTAATTTCCTTGGGTGTTGTTGCCCAAGCTGGTGCCGTTGACGTTAAAACTTATGATGACCCATACAAAATGATCGAAGCTGTGGCGGATCAAACCTTTCGCCGTATCGCCAACGATCAGCCTGTGATCCAAAAAGACATTGAGCATTTACGAGTGATCGTCAATGAAGAGTTAGTGCCATACATTGACAGCCGTTATGCGGCTTTTCGTGTGATTGGTAACTACATTAAACAAACCAAGCCAGAAGAGCGTGATGCTTTTGTGGTGGCTTTTAAAGACTATATGGTAGCGACTTATGCTGGTGCTTTGACTCAATATAAAAATCAAAAAGTGATTTTTGAGCCAGCCAAAGCTGTCGGCAATCAGAATATCGTCACTATCAAAACCCGCGTTATTGATCCGGGCAAACCAGATATTAATATCGAATTTAAACTGCGTCGCGCTAAAGATGCTGCGAACTGGCAGGTGTTTGACATGGTTGCTGAAGGTATTTCTCTGCTGGACAGCAAAAGGGCCGAATTGGGTAACCTGATCCGTCAGCAAGGTCTGACCAGCGTAACTGCCTTGTTAGTAGAAAAATCAAAAGCTCCTATTACAGCTCCTTTGCAGGGTAATGATGCTAAAAATTAG
- the murA gene encoding UDP-N-acetylglucosamine 1-carboxyvinyltransferase yields the protein MQQFLVSGGATLKGDVVISGAKNAALPILFATILAEQPSVLSNVPVLKDIDTTFKLLRIFGAEVSCEGHQVTVDATAIHSQMAPYELVKTMRASILALGPLLARFGHAEVSLPGGCAIGARPVNLHIDGLRKMGAEITVEAGYIKAKAARLHGAHIFMDMVSVTGTENLMMAAVLADGLTIIENAAREPEVVDLAKYLIAMGADIQGAGTDTIRITGKEKLHGAHHTVLPDRIETGTFLVAAAVTGGDVTCLNASPAELEVVLEKLREAGAEVSSGPDWIRLNMTGRTLKSVNVKTVPHPGFPTDMQAQFTVLNVVAEGVGMVTETIFENRFMHVPELQRMGADIQLEGNTALIKHTDKLMGAQVMATDLRASASLVIAGLVAEGETVVDRIYHIDRGYEQIEHKLKGLGANIQRINAPA from the coding sequence ATGCAACAATTTCTGGTTTCAGGCGGCGCTACCTTAAAAGGTGACGTTGTTATTTCCGGCGCTAAAAATGCCGCACTTCCTATTTTATTCGCCACTATTCTGGCAGAGCAGCCTTCGGTGCTGAGCAATGTCCCTGTATTAAAAGACATTGATACCACCTTTAAATTGTTGCGTATTTTTGGCGCTGAAGTCAGCTGCGAAGGGCATCAGGTGACTGTGGATGCAACAGCAATTCACAGCCAGATGGCCCCGTACGAGCTGGTGAAAACCATGCGCGCTTCCATTCTTGCATTGGGACCTTTGTTAGCCCGTTTTGGCCATGCCGAAGTGTCATTACCTGGCGGTTGCGCTATTGGCGCCCGACCGGTGAATTTACATATTGACGGTTTACGCAAAATGGGTGCAGAGATCACAGTAGAAGCGGGTTATATCAAAGCCAAAGCGGCTCGCTTACATGGTGCTCATATTTTTATGGACATGGTCAGTGTCACAGGCACTGAAAACCTGATGATGGCCGCAGTGCTGGCTGATGGCTTAACCATTATTGAAAATGCAGCACGTGAGCCAGAAGTGGTGGATTTAGCCAAGTATCTGATTGCTATGGGTGCTGATATTCAGGGCGCAGGCACTGATACTATTCGTATTACAGGCAAAGAAAAGCTGCACGGCGCACATCACACTGTCTTACCAGACCGTATTGAAACAGGCACTTTCCTGGTTGCCGCTGCTGTGACTGGTGGTGATGTCACTTGCTTAAACGCATCACCAGCCGAGCTTGAAGTAGTGCTCGAAAAACTGCGGGAAGCGGGCGCTGAAGTCAGTTCCGGACCGGACTGGATCCGTTTGAATATGACAGGCCGTACGTTAAAATCAGTGAATGTAAAAACCGTGCCTCACCCTGGTTTTCCTACTGACATGCAAGCACAGTTTACTGTGTTGAATGTGGTGGCTGAAGGCGTGGGTATGGTCACTGAAACCATTTTCGAAAACCGTTTTATGCATGTGCCTGAGTTACAACGTATGGGTGCTGATATTCAGCTGGAAGGCAATACAGCCTTGATTAAGCACACCGACAAGCTGATGGGGGCTCAGGTGATGGCGACGGACTTAAGGGCTTCTGCCAGCTTAGTCATCGCAGGTCTGGTCGCTGAAGGTGAAACTGTGGTTGATCGTATCTACCATATCGACCGAGGTTACGAACAAATTGAGCATAAACTTAAAGGCTTAGGCGCTAATATTCAGCGGATTAATGCTCCGGCCTGA
- a CDS encoding KpsF/GutQ family sugar-phosphate isomerase → MTLDFRPQALQVLQIEAAAVTQLAAYIDDSFNLACQMMFDCKGRVIVIGMGKSGHIAHKIAATLASTGTPAFFVHPAEASHGDLGMITHDDVVLAISNSGETAEVLTIVPVLKRRGIKMIGMTGRSESTLATLSDVHLCVRVEQEACPLGLAPTASTTATLAMGDAIAVALLDVRGFSADDFALSHPGGSLGRRLLLRLEDVMHFGDALPVVRQQVSLKDALLEISRKGLGMTSVVDDSGKLVGLFTDGDLRRVLDQQVDLHKASIASLMTKNCITAKPAMLAAEALQVMEQHKINGLIVVNEQQEPIGALNMHDLLKAGVL, encoded by the coding sequence ATGACTCTGGATTTTCGCCCTCAGGCCCTGCAAGTGTTACAAATTGAAGCTGCAGCTGTAACCCAACTTGCCGCCTATATAGACGACAGTTTTAATTTGGCTTGTCAGATGATGTTTGACTGTAAAGGCCGGGTCATTGTGATTGGCATGGGAAAATCCGGCCATATAGCTCACAAAATTGCCGCAACTTTAGCCTCAACCGGCACTCCTGCTTTTTTTGTGCATCCGGCAGAAGCCAGTCATGGTGACCTCGGGATGATCACCCACGACGATGTAGTCTTGGCTATCTCTAACTCAGGTGAAACAGCTGAAGTTCTGACCATAGTGCCAGTGTTGAAACGCCGTGGTATTAAAATGATAGGCATGACAGGCCGTTCTGAATCAACCTTAGCAACTTTATCAGACGTGCATCTGTGTGTGAGGGTTGAACAGGAAGCCTGCCCATTAGGCCTGGCTCCCACCGCCAGTACCACAGCAACACTGGCGATGGGCGACGCTATTGCAGTCGCCCTTCTGGACGTTCGTGGTTTTTCTGCAGATGATTTTGCCTTATCTCATCCGGGTGGCAGTTTGGGTCGTCGTTTGCTATTACGTTTAGAAGATGTGATGCATTTTGGTGATGCCCTGCCTGTTGTGCGTCAACAAGTTAGCCTGAAAGACGCCTTGCTGGAAATTTCCCGCAAAGGATTAGGTATGACCTCTGTTGTAGATGACTCCGGTAAACTGGTTGGCTTGTTTACTGATGGCGATTTACGCCGAGTGCTGGATCAACAAGTCGATTTGCATAAAGCCAGCATTGCCAGCCTGATGACCAAAAACTGTATTACTGCCAAACCTGCTATGCTCGCGGCTGAAGCCTTGCAAGTCATGGAACAACACAAAATTAATGGTCTAATTGTGGTCAACGAGCAACAAGAGCCAATAGGTGCTCTGAATATGCATGATTTATTAAAAGCAGGAGTGCTCTGA
- a CDS encoding trypsin-like peptidase domain-containing protein: MLWLVFFNQNQGLSLNFWQQKEQLPAPVSYSKAVRAAAPAVVNVYTKSTTQDPRSYQNRTIERQELGSGVIMNAQGYVLTNYHVVYGADQISVALQDGRVFDAVLIGQDQLTDLAVLYVEADNLPVIPQDASLEPQVGDVVLAIGNPFNLGQAITQGVISATGRAGLSPANGYADFMQMDAAINAGNSGGALINSNGVLVGINTAAFQRQRNQDIQGIFFAVPYRLASNVLQKLIKHGRVIRGYLGVSGDPVVNPAGDLMISTAQTLFGVKISAIEPLSPAAIAGLEVGDILQKINGETLTSVHHALDLIAETPPDTSLQMSIERDGKALVVPVVIRELN; encoded by the coding sequence ATGCTGTGGTTGGTTTTTTTTAACCAGAACCAAGGGCTCAGCCTTAACTTTTGGCAGCAAAAAGAACAACTTCCGGCTCCTGTTTCTTATTCCAAAGCTGTACGGGCTGCAGCTCCTGCTGTCGTCAATGTCTATACCAAAAGCACGACCCAAGACCCGCGTTCTTATCAAAACCGGACTATCGAACGTCAGGAGCTGGGTTCAGGCGTTATTATGAATGCACAGGGTTATGTGCTAACCAATTATCATGTGGTCTACGGTGCCGATCAAATATCCGTAGCATTACAGGATGGCCGCGTTTTTGATGCAGTACTGATTGGTCAGGATCAACTAACTGACTTAGCCGTGTTGTATGTAGAAGCAGATAATTTGCCAGTGATCCCTCAGGATGCAAGTCTGGAGCCCCAGGTCGGTGATGTAGTGCTGGCTATAGGTAACCCATTTAACCTCGGCCAGGCTATTACTCAAGGCGTAATTAGTGCTACAGGCCGCGCCGGTTTAAGCCCAGCCAATGGTTATGCTGATTTTATGCAAATGGATGCGGCTATTAATGCGGGTAACTCAGGCGGCGCTTTAATTAACAGCAATGGCGTATTAGTAGGTATTAACACTGCGGCTTTCCAACGTCAGCGCAATCAGGATATTCAGGGTATATTTTTTGCGGTGCCTTACCGCTTAGCCAGCAACGTACTGCAGAAGCTGATCAAACATGGGCGGGTGATCCGTGGTTATTTAGGTGTCAGCGGCGATCCTGTGGTTAATCCTGCCGGTGATCTGATGATATCAACAGCACAGACCCTGTTTGGCGTGAAAATCAGCGCCATAGAGCCTTTAAGCCCAGCAGCTATAGCAGGCTTAGAGGTGGGGGATATATTGCAGAAAATTAACGGAGAGACTTTAACCAGCGTGCATCATGCACTGGATTTGATAGCGGAAACACCACCGGATACGAGCTTACAAATGTCGATTGAGCGGGATGGAAAAGCGCTGGTTGTGCCCGTGGTGATCCGGGAACTCAACTAA
- a CDS encoding BolA family protein has product MQCNDIEQLLTEELKLAEVYVKAEGNHYAVTAVGDCFDGVSRVKQQQMIYAPLMAAIADGSIHAVSIKTFTPTQWRREKLLNPPV; this is encoded by the coding sequence ATGCAGTGTAATGATATTGAACAGCTATTGACCGAAGAGTTGAAACTGGCTGAAGTGTATGTCAAAGCTGAAGGCAATCATTATGCAGTGACTGCGGTAGGGGACTGTTTTGACGGTGTCAGTCGTGTAAAGCAGCAACAAATGATTTATGCCCCTTTGATGGCTGCTATAGCTGATGGTAGTATCCACGCCGTTTCGATTAAAACGTTCACGCCGACTCAATGGCGCCGTGAAAAATTACTTAACCCACCTGTATAG
- the mlaD gene encoding outer membrane lipid asymmetry maintenance protein MlaD: MTSRKIEVLVGLFVALAIAAFLLLSLKVANSGMTGSGQTYMLYAKFENIGGLKVRSPIKVGGVVVGRVRSIELNTEEYSPVVAMEIDSQYNNFPETSSVAILTSGLLGEQYLGLQPGFVDETVSILKSGDYVEDTKSAIVLEELIGQFLFNRGSN, from the coding sequence ATGACATCTCGCAAAATCGAAGTGTTGGTGGGCTTGTTTGTTGCTCTGGCAATAGCTGCTTTCTTGTTGTTATCGCTGAAAGTGGCAAACAGCGGCATGACCGGCTCTGGCCAAACCTATATGTTGTACGCCAAGTTTGAAAATATTGGTGGCTTAAAAGTACGTTCTCCGATCAAGGTCGGTGGTGTTGTAGTGGGACGAGTGCGTTCGATTGAATTGAACACCGAAGAATATTCACCTGTAGTGGCGATGGAAATTGACAGCCAGTACAACAATTTCCCTGAAACCAGCTCGGTCGCTATTCTGACTTCTGGTTTGTTGGGTGAACAGTATTTAGGTTTACAGCCTGGTTTTGTTGATGAAACAGTCTCCATTCTGAAAAGTGGTGATTATGTTGAAGACACCAAATCCGCTATCGTACTGGAAGAGTTAATTGGCCAGTTCTTATTTAACAGAGGAAGCAACTAA
- a CDS encoding STAS domain-containing protein, with protein MLKISQQEQTLFFAGALDRDTVPTVWPFKLLKKLSGTVVFDFSELALVDTAGLAWLLHQVAQAAKLKLNIQMCHVPEQLISLAKLSDVLALLPLEKEDKGHAV; from the coding sequence ATGCTAAAAATTAGTCAGCAAGAACAAACACTGTTTTTTGCCGGTGCTTTAGACCGTGACACCGTGCCCACTGTATGGCCATTTAAGTTATTAAAAAAACTAAGTGGCACAGTAGTATTTGATTTTAGTGAACTGGCGTTAGTTGACACTGCAGGCCTTGCATGGTTACTGCATCAAGTAGCACAAGCAGCTAAGCTGAAATTGAACATCCAAATGTGTCATGTGCCAGAGCAGTTGATCTCTCTGGCGAAGTTGTCAGATGTTTTGGCTTTGCTGCCATTAGAAAAAGAGGATAAAGGCCATGCAGTGTAA